From the genome of Nicotiana tabacum cultivar K326 chromosome 2, ASM71507v2, whole genome shotgun sequence:
GAGGAAAGAGGCGCGGCCGTTCGATgtggaaatgattagggttaggagAATAGTTGGGGTCATCTCTTTAGGTTAAACTTAGGGGAAGGGATCTGGGATGTTGATCTTTTGGATCAACGATCCTGATAATCTGGGATTTAAGCATTTTTATGGACGAAATTTGAGGGCGTTAGATGCCTTGGTTTCAATGGCCAAGATTAAGCTTGCCAGggatattaaaattaaaaagaaaatggaGACGAATTCAGAGTTGTTGATATGTGGGATGGAAGGCTCGGATCAGTTGTGTTTGTTATGTGAGTGATTGAGATAGGTGACATGGCACACATCTATTGGTTTAAAGGGAATGGCAAGGATTGCCAGGGTGGAAAGATAGGGGTGGACTTGGACTGGGTGTTTTCGGATTGGTCTTAGGTATTGAGCTAGAGATGATCTAAAAGATAGCCACTTGGTCTTTGATAGAGAAGTGCAATTATAGCCTTTAGCCTCTTTTGATcccttttataattaaattaaataagcttaataatttttaataaaatatagtaaaattataattattatatacaTTACAAactgttttaattaattatttataaatactttattttttgaattataacattaattttaaattattaacatAGTAGTCTAATTAACAAGAAATTAAGGAGTAATTAATTATAAGGCCTATGTGAtgtatataaaagttattttaataatcctaaaatagtaagtatatttataattacataatactaataataaatgattaatttcaaaaccaatacttaattaatttgtagAAATAGGTGTTTATTAatagaaaatactttcaaaatatttatagtaaattattaagtataaataaattaattttaaaagggagggtcaaaattggccgtcaacagctgcccctctttgaccggagacgatgaaagagttttcgggcaaagaaattaAATCAAAGATAATTTTGTCTCGACTTTAGGCATGCATTTCAAGAATGGCACAAAGATTATGAATTGCAGGATTGGGAGTTAAGGAAAATTTTGGGAAGAATTTTGGAGAGATTGAGGCcgaattctggctttgaattgcttaCCTACCTCGGGCTTAACGAGGATCAGGCCTCATGTAGTTCTGGAGAGAAGATTGTTTGAGGAAACGATACTCGTAGGACTTCCCCAGTATCGTATTATGACGATACGATGAGATGGGGGATTGGGCACTCATCATAACTTGAATTTGCGGCTtgatttgaaggatttgaaaattttgagtttcacTAGTCGTTTTGTGCTTGAACTTGGATCCTTGGCCCGCTAATAAGTTTGTTGTCCCTCATAGCATTGTAGTTTGGTCTGTTGCATAGAAAGAGTTCCACGTTGCGATGTTTGTTCCTGCAAAACAGATGAAATACATGCATACCCATATATTGCATTGCAGAATATATTAAGATGCGATGTAGATGATGCAGGAATGATGATGCCTGGCTGCCGGCGAGTCATTATTTGGGATCGGGATAATGTGATACTTGATCTTGACTCTACTTGTTAGTCGGGCTGTGTACCATTCTGTAGTTGTCAGAGCATTTGAAAATTGTCTCCGCTTTttgggagagcttgatttgtAGAGTGCATCTccacttgttgggagagctttgcactgagAAATGTCTCctcttgttgggagagcttgagTTGTAGAGTGCATCTCCACTTGTTGGGAGAGTTTTGAGCTGAAATGTAAAATAATCTCCGCTTGGGAGTGATTGACTAAGACTGCAATCATGCCTGAAGCTGCATGAGCAAAATGTCAAAATATTCAAAGTAAtagcaaagggaaagaaaagcatgcccaagagatactcttgactgcgAAGCTAAGTTGTGGCCATCGATTGGTAGAACGTCGGTGACGAGGTTTGCGACTGTCTATTCTGGAATCCGTTTCGATAGAGTAGCGGTGCGGATTGTTCTGTTGGCGAGATGAACAGTTTGCTATGTACAAGGCTCCGATTGGCGGAGCCGACGTTCGATTTGTACAGGGCACTCCGATCGATTGAGCTAacagtttgctatatacaggaCTTCAATTGGTGAAATTGATGGCTCGTTTGTACAAGGTGCTCCATTTAGTTGAGCAGGCGGTTTGCTATGTACATGTTTTTCCTGTATCAGCGGTCAAACTCCGAGGTACCTATAAAGGATTCAAAGATTAGCCTTAGCTGTACTGGAAAAATTCAAGTAAAGGAGAAAAAGAGATAATCTTAGGCAGGTGGCGGATCCGTCATTTCCCCCAGTATGGTCTTAATGCTTCCTTGCTCCCTATTGAACctgcactcaaagaaaaattcttagtgGGGGCGGGAAAGTTGGTTTATGTCGACCACAATGTTGGTTTGCCCTGGCCTTTGATATGGTTGACCCGTGAAGTTCGGTAGGTAGAACAAATTACTGTATTTTTcagaaaacattttgaaaatacTTTGTTTTTAAGGGAAATGCCGTCGTTCCAAATTGTGACGTGTTACGAAAAGTTTTCCACATGCGAGCgtattttcttgaaaacttcatcCTGTTGATGTTGATCTTCCGTGATGCTTCTGATAATGCAGCTGCTTGCCATTGCGTCTGCATCCTAATTCGAACTAATGCATTACAAAGGTTTTCCTAAGGTTGTGACCGAACCCTtttaggttgcctacgtatctagAACAGAATTAGGTCTGAACGTAGTTCATGGATTATGatgaaatatgatgaagatgaccgAGCCTAACTCAGGCAGCCTATGTATCCAAATGGAATTAAGTCAAGACGTAGTTCGATTACAACAAATACAAAATGATGAGATTAAGAATGAAATGGCCGAGTCTTActcagactgcctacgtatccaaatggaatcaggctagaacgtagttcaattacaaaagatgACTGAATCCGATGAGAATTGCCTACGTATTCTTTTATAAGGAAATCAAATTGGCTTAGTTCCGGAGCAACATACAAAAGTGATATTTGTTTTTTTCTATTACAAGAGAAAGGGGGAAGAGAAACCTAACCCTACGTGGGTTTCCTACGTATCCCTCATAGGAAGTCAGATTGAACGTAGTTCTGTTACAGCAAAACCTAACTCTATTTGTcttcaaacatagtatctcttaatTGCATCTAAGTTGATGGGATTCGTGTTGATTCTTCCATCCATTTTTGCCAAGATTAGAGCTCTACCCGACAGTGCTCAGTGAACCACGTAAGGGCCTTGCTGGTTTGGTGCGAACTTTTCTTTGGCTTCCACTTGGTGGGGAAAGATTTTCTTCAAGACCAACTACCCCGGTGCGAACTGGTGAGGCTTCactctcttattaaatgcactggccatcctgttctgatatagctgaccatgacatactgcatccATTATGTTTTCGTCGATGAGCATGAGTTGCTCCTGTCTGACTCGTATCTACTTTGTGTCATCCAAATTTTCCTCTTGAATGACCCTTAAAGATGGTATTTCGACCTCTGCGGGTAACATAGCtttagtgccatataccaacatgtacGGTGTTTCCCCAATGGATGTTCTCATGGTGGTTCGATAAACCAGTAAGGCGAAAGatagtttctcgtgccattgtctttgattgtccactatctttcgTAGAATCCTCTTGATactcttgttggctgcctcgactgccccATTCATTTGTGGTCTGTAAGCTATGCAATTGCGGTAGATGATTCTGAACTTCTCGCAGATTTATCTTATGAGATCGATGTTGAGGTTAGCGGCATTGTTAGTGATGATAGACTCCGGTATTCTAAATGTGCAGACGATGTTATTCCGGATGAAATCTGCCACTACCTTCTTTGTGATGGCCTTGTAAGTAGATGATtcgacccatttagtgaaatagttGATAGCTACCAAGATGAAGCGATGCCCGTTTGATGCGGTGGGATCTATAGGTCCAATCACGTCCATGCCCCAAACAGCAAACAGCCAGGGTGAACCCATTACGTTCAGCTCATTCGGCGGAACCCGGATGAAATCCCCGTGAATTtggcactggtgacacttctgTACACAACAGATACTATCTCTTTCCATAGTTATCCAAAAGTATCCAGCTCTCAAGATCTTCTTGCTAATATGAACCCATTCATATGGGGTTCGCACGTTCCTGCATTTATTTCCTCCAATAACCTGGTTGCCTCAATAGTgtctacacatctcaacaaatcTAAATCTggggtcctcctgtacaggacTTCCCCGTTGAGGAAAAGTGGTCTACCAACCTCCCGAGGGCTCGTTTTTGACCATTAAAAGCATTCTCTAAGTATTCTCTGGTTGtaaggaatttcttgatgtcgtGATACCATGGTTTACCATCTGGTTCTTCATTTACATGGAAATAATAGTCATGTGGATCCCTGATCTCTACCTTGATAGGGTCGATATAGTTCTTTTCTGTATGCTGGATCATAGATGATAAAGTTTCAAGGGCATCGGCAAACTAGTTCTGAATCCTGGGGACGTGCTTGAACACAatctttgtgaacttcttgcatagctcCTTCACGCAGTGCAGGTACGGAAGTATCTTGACATTCTTGGTGGACCATTCCCCTTGGACTTGGTGTATCAATAGATCGGAATCCCCTATGACCAAACGTTCTttgatgttcatgtcgactgccatttTGATCCCAAGGATGCACGcatcatattcagccatattattagtACACGGGAATCTTATCTTTGCCGATGCTGGATAGTGTTGTCCAGACTGCGAAATGAGGACTGCCCCAATTCCGAatcctttgaagtttgctactCCATTAAAAGACATTCTGCATCCAGTGTATGATTCCGCAATATCTTCTCCAACAAATAATACTTCTTCATTGGGAAAATACGTAGTAACTGGCTCGTAATCCCCATCCACCGGATTCTCTGTGAGGTGGTTGGCTAAAGCTTTCCCTTTGATAGCCTTCTGagttatgtacacaatgtcaaattcgctGAGGAGAATTTTCCATTTAGCTAGCTTTCTAGCAGGCATCGGCTTCTAGAAGATGTACTTGAGCGGGTCGAGCTGAGATATCAGATGCGTAGTGTATGCTGACATATAATGCCTTAGTTTTTGGGCAATCTAAGTCAGAGCGCAACAAGTGTGTTCTATCAAGGTATACTTGGACTCGCCTGGCAtgaacttcttacttaagtagtagatggcctgctcctttctcccaGTTTCGTCATGGTGTCTCAACACACAGCCGAAGGCGTTATCCAAGATTAACAAATATAGTAACAATGGCTTCCCGAGTTCGGGGGGACCAGCACTGGTGGATTTGATAGATACTCCTTGATTATGTCGAAGGCTTTGGGGCACTCTTTTGTCCATTTTGTGgtagcatcctttttcagcaacttgaaaatgggttcacagaTTATTGTGGACTgggctatgaagcgactgatgtaattcaatcgaCCCAGGAAACTCATTACATATTTCTTACTCTTCGGTAGTGGCAATTACTAAAtagccttgatttttgatggatccagttctatccccTTCTGGCTTACAACGAAGCCCAACAGCTTTCTAGTGGGGActccgaacgcgcattttgctGGATTCAATTTCAAACTGTACCTTCGCAGGCGTTTAAACAATTTCCTCAAATCGTCCAAGTTCTCTAAACTCTTTCGAGACTTTATGATTACGTCATCCACAAACACTTCAATATCCTTATGAATCATGTCGTGAAGAAGGGTCATtgtggccctcatgtaggtggcactgGCGTTCTTGAGACCTAACGACATGACTTTATTGCAGTAAACTCCCCAAGGTATGGTGAAGGCTGTCATCTCGGCATCTTTCTCGTGCATCAAGATTTGGTGATACCTAGTGAAACAATCCACAAACGACTGCAGCTCATGCTTCGCGCAGTTGTCGATGAGGATGTGGATATTTAGTAGAGAAAAATCGTCCTTTGGActagctttgttgagatctcGGTAATGCATGCATATTCTGATCTTTCCGTCTTTCTTGGGTACTGGGATTATTGGTGACCCTTACCACCTTCGCTTCTATctgcttggtcacttcttcctttATCCTTAGACTTAaatcaagtttgaactttttggATTTCTACTTGACCGACAGTCTGGTATGATCGGTGGGCAGTAGATGCGAGACAATGTCAGTGCTTAATCctagcatgtcatcatatgaccatgcgaacaTATCGACGTACTGTCGGAGGATCTCAacacatttttcctttttctcggCTTCTAGATGAATGCTGATTCTGGTTTCTTTCACGTCTTCTTCACTTCCAAGGTTGACCACTTCTGTTTCTTTAAGGTTAGGATTTTCTGACTCTCTAGCTATTCTATCTCCCATGGCAGATTGTCTGGCGTCATACTCTCGTCATACTCCTCGTAATCTCGGTCGTTGTGCTCGACGGTTTCGTTACATATCACAATCGCAGAACACGGGGTTTTAGTAttttgattactgaaaagaaaagctAAGTACAAATGAAGCGGTAAATAAAGTTTCAatatattgagaaaatgattttttttatttcatcaaaagaggaACGTCTTAAGCATTCAAAAGAGGCAAATGAAAAAAAGGTACAGACACTGTGCATGCCTCAATTGACCGTGcactttttgaaagaaaatctttTACAGGTCCATACTACCAAGATTCTCAGTGAACCAAAGATGGACTGGTAGTCCAATTCCACAGCTCTTCTCCTGGTTTAGCATCCCTGATACTCGGTGTCTTGATGTCAGTCCCTTCACAACATTCTTCAATCATATTCACGAACAACTTTTCCATCCCGTCGATGATATCATCTTCTGGCACTAAACTCTGACTCGGACTTGAAACATGCTCTGGCACAAAAACCTTTGTCTCGGAGCTATCGGTACGAGCTTTCCCCTCTGAAGGCTGATATCTAGTGCCGGCCCTTCCTTTCTGCCCGTTAGGTTCAATTGGCTTTGTGATCCCGTCTGACCTGGCTCCCAGCCCTGTTCCTGGCCTGTatccatatttcatcatctcCCTCACAACCATCTTGGACCTATACGGCGACTGCATTCCTAAGTTTTGTTCAGTCTCTTCCATTTCGGTAGTCTGCATAATTTCCACTGCATGGAAAGTAACTCTGTCTAGTCCTTCAATGAATGGAACAACATGTTCCAAATACGCGGAGTGACCCCACTCGCCTTGGACCATGATCTCCTGACATCCCCACTCAAATTTCATGCATTGGTATAAAATGGATGGAACGACCCCTGCCATGTGTATCTAGGTCCTTCCCAGCAGCAAGTTGTAGGAAGAAGAGATATCCATTACTCGAAACAATATAGGAACTTCGACCGGCCCGATCTACAAGGCAAAATAAATTTCTTCGATGATATCCTTCTGCGAACCGTCAAAGGACCTTACCCTCACGTGGCTTTCCTTGACTTCCCTCAAATGAATTCCTAACTCCCGTAGGGTagagagcggacaaatgttgaCTCCTAACCCTCCATCGACTAGCACTCGGGATACCACTTTGTCCCCACATTTGATAGTGATATGAAGAGCTTTGTTGTGACTTGGGCCTTCGATAGGAAGCTTGTATCTTCTaaaagtgatcatatttgctTCGACTATTTTCCCAATTGTCGCGGCCTGTACCTCACTGGTGGTGTTGCTTGGTACACTTACTCTACTTAGTACTTACAACAGGGCGTCATTATGGCTATCAGAACTCATTAACAAATCCGTGACTGATATCTATGCTGGAGTTTTTTTCAGCTGCTCCTCCACGGAGTACTCTTTGGTTGACATTCTCTTCCAGAACTCAGCAGCTTCTGGGTCTATTATGTTCCTTCTTTGAATTTTCTCTCTTCCCAAGTTCCCTCGATTGGCATCTTAAGGGGCATAGCATCTACTAGACCTAGTCATACCACGGGCTGCAGCAGATTCTGTCATTTTGGCCTTCCCCTTCTACTGGTACGTCCATGGGACAGTGTTATATTCTCGACTTTCTTCATATCCCTTGTAGCAACGACAGGTTGTCACTAATAAGTCTGAACTAAGTCATTGTAGGTCTCACTTGTACTGTAATCATTGGACCCCTTTGAGGAGGGATCCTTGCGGCTTCTGCATTTCCTATAGTGACGATTGTTCCCTTTTGGTCATATTCTTCATCTAATGTGATCATGTTAACTCCCTGGTTTCAGTGATTTGGCAGTAG
Proteins encoded in this window:
- the LOC142166324 gene encoding uncharacterized protein LOC142166324; the encoded protein is MPARKLAKWKILLSEFDIVYITQKAIKGKALANHLTENPVDGDYEPVTTYFPNEEVLFVGEDIAESYTGCRMSFNGVANFKGFGIGAVLISQSGQHYPASAKIRFPCTNNMAEYDACILGIKMAVDMNIKERLVIGDSDLLIHQVQGEWSTKNVKILPYLHCVKELCKKFTKIVFKHVPRIQN